One Deinococcus aerius DNA segment encodes these proteins:
- a CDS encoding M16 family metallopeptidase, with protein sequence MTPPTLTRTLPNGLTLLLEPDPGAQTVAAGYFVATGARDERREEMGASHFLEHLLFKGSERVSAAELNERLDELGGQANAFTGDEATVYHAATLPECAPELLDTLTELMRPALRPADIEPERGVILEEIAMYAEQPAVRVADELRADYWGGHPLGHSVLGTPETVRALTREALARHHRERYGADRVTLAVVGAFDPERVLTWAREELRGWPAGGPMAPADPAPTPPGTVRTVQDDRLARVQVALALPGLPARHPLREAAVVLAELIGGENGLLYWALLDTGLADSADLAHLEFRDAGTFEGGFSCDPERAQTVLDAYRAVLAGAPDAVTPATVRRAARKLAVSTLLRAETPQGRLFALGMEHLALGRPLSTAELVDRAARVTPGDVRAVLELCPLTRPTVVALGPVAGLH encoded by the coding sequence GTGACGCCCCCTACCCTGACACGCACCCTCCCGAACGGCCTGACCCTCCTCCTCGAACCGGACCCCGGGGCGCAGACCGTCGCCGCCGGGTACTTCGTGGCGACCGGGGCCCGCGACGAGCGCCGGGAGGAGATGGGCGCCTCGCACTTCCTGGAGCATCTGCTGTTCAAGGGCTCCGAGCGGGTCAGCGCCGCCGAGCTGAACGAGCGGCTGGACGAACTCGGGGGCCAGGCGAACGCCTTTACCGGCGACGAGGCGACCGTCTACCACGCCGCGACCCTGCCCGAGTGCGCGCCCGAACTGCTGGACACCCTGACCGAACTCATGCGCCCGGCCCTGCGCCCCGCCGACATCGAGCCCGAGCGCGGGGTGATCCTGGAGGAGATCGCCATGTACGCCGAGCAGCCCGCCGTGCGCGTGGCCGACGAGCTGCGGGCCGACTACTGGGGCGGGCACCCGCTGGGGCACTCGGTCCTGGGCACGCCGGAGACGGTGCGGGCGCTGACCCGGGAGGCGCTGGCGCGCCACCACCGCGAGCGCTACGGGGCGGACCGGGTGACCCTGGCGGTCGTCGGCGCCTTCGACCCGGAGCGGGTCCTCACCTGGGCGCGGGAGGAGTTGCGGGGCTGGCCCGCCGGAGGGCCGATGGCTCCTGCTGATCCGGCGCCCACCCCGCCCGGCACCGTCCGCACCGTTCAGGACGACCGCCTGGCCCGGGTGCAGGTCGCGCTCGCGCTGCCCGGCCTGCCCGCCCGCCACCCGCTGCGCGAGGCCGCCGTGGTGCTGGCCGAACTCATCGGCGGCGAGAACGGCCTGCTGTACTGGGCGCTGCTGGACACCGGGCTGGCCGACTCCGCCGATCTCGCCCACCTGGAATTCCGCGACGCGGGCACCTTCGAGGGCGGCTTTTCCTGCGACCCCGAGCGGGCGCAGACGGTGCTGGACGCCTACCGGGCCGTGCTGGCGGGTGCCCCGGACGCTGTGACCCCGGCGACCGTCCGCCGCGCCGCGCGCAAGCTGGCGGTGAGCACCCTGCTCCGTGCGGAGACGCCGCAGGGCCGCCTCTTCGCGCTGGGCATGGAACACCTCGCGCTGGGGCGGCCCCTCTCCACCGCCGAACTGGTGGACCGCGCCGCCCGCGTGACGCCGGGGGACGTGCGGGCCGTCCTCGAACTGTGCCCCCTCACGCGGCCCACGGTCGTCGCGCTGGGGCCGGTGGCGGGACTCCACTAA
- a CDS encoding carboxypeptidase-like regulatory domain-containing protein — MKPHRSLPLALLTGLLLSACGGGGDGGGGTNPPPTDTSVIGTGSSSVAGYLSDSQAGPVVAGSTVTVENEGGSVIANGATDANGRFTLKLDPGVYNVNFKKDGYAASRIEGLRVTSGTNAPLNAIERVAFATTLPATAPKILNVKYLEGTGAKDFSNDPAKAASFNASAGVPVRVTVSTAPDAENKQTGINSPNLIYVGVGGVPGSGAFGARALFNVDPKYTTVTTDPLTLAGSSLRGVRGATELYVVVYDSNENRTERRIPIVINDDKPNDNALTSIQDPKALAVTLSQKVGYYSPIRPTGAPTEQSSLWVDLSWNAASGVAGTPLGVRVWTSDDGSTFRLLKTVAGNAKTLRDGRGSLEVGKKVYYQFEVFNSTQSVRSDVVSTTPLDSFTLSDLTPADGSKDVSRTPTISWNVSKKVGDERQFYVMVNDYPQQSANCFWGNVLCSGDKKDNLFSDDGSSAALKNSGNTYSVGFNANGKALLPKLESRHGYTLDVSAAAFSESGDAVSIAHDYYSIFYSLDTCNFGGPVCEGQVSNFTTGDN; from the coding sequence ATGAAACCACATCGGAGTTTGCCCCTCGCCCTGCTGACCGGTCTGCTGCTCTCTGCCTGTGGTGGCGGCGGTGACGGCGGCGGCGGAACCAACCCGCCCCCCACGGATACCAGCGTGATCGGCACGGGCAGCAGCAGCGTGGCCGGTTACCTCTCCGACTCCCAGGCAGGGCCGGTCGTGGCGGGCAGCACCGTGACCGTCGAGAACGAGGGCGGCAGCGTGATTGCCAACGGCGCGACCGACGCGAATGGCCGGTTCACCCTCAAGCTCGATCCCGGCGTGTACAACGTCAACTTCAAGAAGGACGGCTACGCGGCCTCCCGCATCGAGGGCCTGCGGGTGACGAGCGGCACGAACGCCCCGCTGAACGCCATCGAGCGCGTGGCCTTTGCAACCACGCTGCCCGCCACCGCGCCCAAGATTCTGAACGTGAAGTACCTGGAGGGGACGGGCGCCAAGGACTTCAGCAACGACCCGGCAAAGGCCGCCAGCTTCAACGCGAGCGCGGGCGTGCCGGTGCGGGTGACGGTCTCGACCGCGCCCGACGCGGAGAACAAGCAGACCGGCATCAACAGCCCCAACCTCATCTATGTGGGGGTGGGCGGGGTGCCGGGAAGCGGCGCGTTCGGCGCCCGGGCCCTGTTCAACGTCGACCCCAAGTACACGACCGTCACGACCGATCCCCTCACCCTCGCGGGCAGCAGCCTGCGCGGGGTGCGCGGCGCGACCGAGCTGTACGTCGTGGTGTACGACAGCAACGAGAACCGCACCGAGCGCCGCATTCCCATCGTCATCAACGATGACAAGCCGAACGACAATGCCCTGACGAGCATTCAGGACCCCAAGGCGCTGGCCGTGACCCTCTCGCAGAAGGTGGGGTACTACAGCCCCATCCGGCCCACCGGGGCGCCCACCGAGCAGAGCAGCCTGTGGGTGGACCTGAGCTGGAACGCCGCGAGTGGGGTGGCGGGAACGCCGCTGGGCGTGCGCGTCTGGACGAGTGACGACGGCAGCACCTTCCGGCTGCTCAAGACGGTGGCGGGCAATGCCAAGACCCTCCGGGACGGCCGCGGCAGCCTGGAGGTCGGCAAGAAGGTCTACTACCAGTTCGAGGTGTTCAACAGCACCCAGAGTGTCCGCAGCGACGTGGTGAGCACCACCCCGCTCGACAGCTTCACCCTGAGCGACCTGACGCCCGCCGACGGCAGCAAGGACGTGTCGCGCACGCCCACGATCTCCTGGAACGTGTCCAAGAAGGTCGGCGACGAGCGCCAGTTCTACGTGATGGTGAACGACTACCCGCAGCAGAGCGCCAACTGCTTCTGGGGGAACGTGCTGTGCAGCGGTGACAAGAAGGACAACCTCTTCAGTGACGACGGCAGCTCGGCCGCCTTGAAGAACAGCGGCAACACCTACTCGGTGGGGTTCAACGCCAACGGGAAGGCGCTGCTTCCCAAGCTCGAAAGCCGCCACGGCTACACCCTGGACGTGTCGGCGGCGGCCTTCAGCGAGAGCGGCGACGCCGTGAGCATCGCGCACGACTACTACTCGATCTTCTACTCGCTGGACACCTGCAACTTCGGCGGCCCGGTCTGCGAGGGTCAGGTCAGCAACTTCACCACGGGAGACAACTGA
- a CDS encoding S8 family peptidase — protein sequence MNKRLTLVSLSAGLLLAACGTAPRTDATSGPSPDTAASLRQELGSKARLSAVLGQTLPDAAALAKTGNEGDTTQELVVGYGDRAFVDRLAAHLGAQVRDDLPQLRLALLVLPENLSVKRAAAVLMSRPVSGLRYAEANGHAGELPKVIRGGSLSSQSLTPQADSDPLSVKQWWIRQIQADQVRGISTGAGVIVGVIDDDFDRLHEDLKAPGKIVTGYDTSNGKELTPDMPLTSGDHGSGSAGTIAERLGNGVGGAGVAPDAILMPIRIFTEKGYTTDFGVAKGFVYAVDHGARVLNNSWGGGGYTQVIKDAVDYALSKKVVVVGSAGNDHANQFNGPGSFTGVINVGASAGDDMKADFSNLGPQVDLYAPGENGLTTYIDETLTTPRESRYGLFSGTSMAAPVVSGAAALLLQLNKDLTPYQIKELLARTGDPMKDPRTQGFNRVNVKSALAALQAGQIPADGGAVEVQVVDISEGSPISGTDVILTPLDGQNKGLNYFGRTGNGQLEDTVNQGKDPKARVQFSGVARFFGVEPGRYRVSVAGPSVNEWGGTRDSILGEITVASGGKPLSLNYAHQVDFYEYSVVNKTLQRNNSQATATDLTGIPTAAFADGLLFGGAFDSENFVYADPVTGPDVDYLKFTVGAGQTLTVEGYAALLGSKANVKVDLLNASGAVVAAGKAVAGAVDSLASFKAPTAGVYTVRFTNTTPNEGLGAFYTSVVTIK from the coding sequence ATGAATAAGCGCCTCACCCTCGTCAGCCTGAGTGCGGGTCTGCTGCTCGCGGCCTGCGGCACCGCGCCCCGCACCGACGCGACCAGCGGCCCGTCCCCCGACACCGCGGCCTCCCTCCGCCAGGAACTGGGCAGCAAGGCCCGGCTCAGCGCCGTCCTGGGCCAGACCCTGCCGGACGCGGCTGCCCTCGCCAAGACCGGCAATGAGGGCGACACCACCCAGGAACTCGTGGTCGGCTACGGGGACCGCGCCTTCGTGGACCGCCTCGCCGCCCACCTGGGGGCGCAGGTCCGGGACGACCTCCCCCAGCTCCGGCTGGCCCTGCTCGTGCTGCCCGAGAACCTCAGCGTGAAGCGCGCGGCGGCGGTGCTGATGAGCCGCCCGGTGAGCGGCCTGCGCTACGCCGAGGCCAACGGCCACGCGGGCGAGCTGCCCAAGGTGATCCGGGGCGGAAGTCTGAGCAGCCAGAGCCTCACGCCCCAGGCCGACAGCGACCCCCTGAGCGTCAAGCAGTGGTGGATCAGGCAGATCCAGGCCGATCAGGTGCGCGGCATCTCGACCGGCGCGGGCGTGATCGTCGGCGTGATCGACGACGACTTCGACCGCCTGCACGAGGACCTCAAGGCCCCCGGCAAGATCGTGACGGGCTACGACACGAGCAACGGCAAGGAACTCACGCCCGACATGCCCCTGACCAGCGGGGATCACGGCAGCGGCTCGGCGGGCACCATTGCCGAGCGCCTCGGCAACGGGGTGGGCGGCGCGGGCGTTGCACCCGACGCGATCCTGATGCCCATCCGCATCTTCACCGAGAAGGGCTACACCACCGACTTCGGCGTCGCCAAGGGCTTCGTGTACGCCGTGGACCACGGGGCACGGGTGCTGAACAACTCCTGGGGCGGCGGCGGCTACACCCAGGTGATCAAGGACGCGGTGGACTACGCCCTGAGCAAGAAGGTGGTGGTCGTCGGCTCGGCGGGCAACGACCACGCGAACCAGTTCAACGGCCCGGGCTCGTTCACCGGAGTGATCAATGTCGGCGCGAGCGCGGGCGACGACATGAAGGCCGACTTCAGCAACCTGGGGCCGCAGGTCGACCTCTACGCGCCCGGTGAAAACGGCCTGACGACCTACATCGACGAGACCCTGACGACCCCCCGCGAGTCGCGCTACGGCCTCTTCAGCGGTACCAGCATGGCGGCCCCGGTCGTGTCGGGCGCGGCGGCGCTGCTGCTGCAACTGAACAAGGACCTCACCCCCTACCAGATCAAGGAACTGCTCGCCCGCACCGGCGACCCCATGAAGGACCCGCGCACCCAGGGCTTCAACCGGGTGAACGTCAAGTCGGCGCTGGCGGCCCTCCAGGCCGGGCAGATTCCGGCGGACGGCGGCGCGGTGGAGGTGCAGGTCGTCGACATCTCCGAGGGCTCGCCCATCTCGGGCACGGACGTGATCCTCACGCCCCTGGACGGGCAGAACAAGGGCCTGAACTACTTCGGGCGCACGGGCAACGGCCAACTGGAGGACACGGTCAACCAGGGCAAGGACCCCAAGGCGCGGGTTCAGTTCTCCGGCGTGGCCCGCTTCTTCGGCGTCGAGCCGGGCCGCTACCGCGTGAGCGTGGCCGGACCCAGCGTGAACGAGTGGGGCGGCACCCGCGACAGCATCCTGGGCGAGATCACCGTGGCGTCCGGCGGGAAGCCCCTGAGCCTCAACTACGCCCACCAGGTGGACTTCTACGAGTACAGCGTCGTGAACAAGACGCTCCAGCGCAACAACAGCCAGGCGACCGCGACTGACCTCACGGGCATCCCGACGGCGGCCTTTGCGGACGGCCTGCTCTTCGGCGGCGCCTTCGACAGCGAGAACTTCGTGTACGCCGACCCAGTTACGGGACCCGACGTGGACTACCTGAAGTTCACCGTCGGTGCCGGGCAGACGCTGACGGTGGAGGGCTACGCGGCCCTGCTGGGGTCGAAGGCCAACGTGAAGGTGGACCTCCTGAACGCCAGCGGCGCGGTCGTGGCGGCGGGCAAGGCGGTCGCGGGCGCGGTGGACAGCCTCGCCAGCTTCAAGGCGCCCACCGCCGGGGTCTACACCGTCCGCTTCACCAACACGACGCCGAACGAGGGGCTGGGGGCGTTCTACACCAGCGTCGTGACGATCAAGTAA
- a CDS encoding carboxypeptidase regulatory-like domain-containing protein, which produces MKPHRTLPLALLTGLLLSACGGGGTPDGTKPTISLDATLNLASRTVALKADAKDDVGVTKVTFYRGTAVIKEDTEAPYDATATLASGDSGPVTFRAVATDAAGNTAEATDTVNVPTGTGSIQGTVVDQNIGAPVAGSTVTLFQNGTELGSVTTGADGSFTVPGLAAGTYDLKARKAGMAGSDVYGLVVGANATSVKLVQRPAFETSATTDPAKLILTRADGTTPLAGATFTNGVDFRIRSAEDSNHVGPVRIVYAQLGRTPGSAVVTASATANNWNFSPKQDEPRKVDSGAVTLPNDASPNFIAGFGSAAGETVYLEVLAVDYNYNYARYIVPIKLINTNGAAANTVEAPTLATATAFTLKQEGSWTTPYQAPGSQAGTPVADAAPNGSGVFVEVRWCYTNTAGAAKPFAFDIERSEDGTTFTKVGTVGGGANADCSATNQAARPFNFRDTSAALTVGKTFTYRVIARGANAAASNTTKTTPLAQFTPQFVAPADETTGVSLTPTLVWSGNQIAIGADGAGYNLRLRDLYSLSGYNLPGASANALIRVEEGTGDAGNKVPAGQALVFLSSGAVLTKPASAGLVLTDTAGVYAAAKPNFAPVDTAAHTVSLPLNLLTGASLQPLRPYKWELYSGFAYKYAPTEGGRVSAYSVYTWPDSTVAPIFQTRPVNINWDFITAAQ; this is translated from the coding sequence ATGAAACCACACCGCACCCTGCCCCTCGCGCTGCTTACCGGCCTGCTGCTGTCCGCCTGTGGCGGAGGCGGCACCCCCGACGGCACCAAGCCCACCATCTCCCTGGACGCCACGCTGAACCTCGCCTCCCGGACAGTGGCGCTCAAGGCCGACGCCAAGGATGACGTGGGCGTGACGAAGGTGACCTTCTACCGGGGCACTGCCGTGATCAAGGAGGACACCGAGGCGCCCTACGACGCGACGGCGACCCTCGCCTCCGGGGACAGCGGCCCGGTCACCTTCCGGGCGGTGGCGACTGACGCGGCCGGGAACACGGCTGAGGCCACCGACACGGTGAACGTCCCCACGGGCACGGGCTCCATCCAGGGCACCGTCGTGGACCAGAACATCGGGGCGCCGGTGGCGGGGAGCACGGTCACCCTTTTCCAGAACGGGACCGAGCTGGGCAGCGTGACGACCGGGGCGGACGGCTCCTTCACCGTGCCTGGCCTCGCGGCGGGCACCTATGACCTCAAGGCCCGCAAGGCGGGGATGGCGGGCAGCGACGTGTACGGGCTCGTGGTGGGCGCGAATGCCACGTCCGTCAAGCTCGTGCAGCGCCCGGCTTTCGAGACCTCGGCGACGACCGACCCGGCCAAGCTGATCCTGACCCGCGCGGACGGCACCACCCCGCTGGCGGGCGCCACCTTCACGAACGGGGTGGACTTCCGCATCCGGTCGGCCGAGGACTCCAACCACGTGGGGCCGGTGCGAATCGTGTACGCGCAGCTCGGGCGCACGCCGGGCTCGGCAGTGGTGACGGCCTCGGCGACGGCGAACAACTGGAACTTCTCGCCGAAGCAGGATGAGCCGAGAAAGGTGGACTCGGGCGCGGTGACCCTGCCCAACGACGCCTCGCCCAACTTCATCGCGGGCTTCGGCAGCGCGGCGGGCGAGACGGTCTACCTCGAAGTCCTCGCGGTGGACTACAACTACAACTACGCGCGCTACATCGTGCCCATCAAGCTCATCAACACGAACGGCGCGGCGGCGAACACGGTGGAGGCGCCGACCCTGGCGACGGCCACCGCCTTTACCCTCAAGCAGGAGGGCTCGTGGACCACGCCGTACCAGGCGCCCGGCAGCCAGGCGGGCACGCCCGTCGCGGACGCGGCCCCCAACGGCTCGGGGGTGTTCGTGGAGGTGCGCTGGTGCTACACGAACACGGCAGGGGCGGCCAAACCCTTCGCCTTCGACATCGAGCGCTCGGAGGACGGCACGACCTTCACCAAGGTGGGCACGGTGGGCGGGGGCGCGAACGCCGACTGCTCGGCCACCAACCAGGCCGCCCGGCCCTTCAACTTCCGCGACACGAGCGCCGCGCTGACGGTCGGCAAGACCTTTACCTACCGGGTGATCGCGCGCGGGGCGAATGCGGCGGCGAGCAACACGACCAAGACCACGCCGCTGGCCCAGTTCACCCCGCAGTTTGTGGCCCCCGCCGATGAGACGACCGGCGTGTCGCTGACCCCCACCCTGGTCTGGAGCGGCAACCAGATCGCCATCGGGGCGGACGGGGCGGGCTACAACCTGCGCCTGCGCGACCTGTACAGCCTGAGCGGCTACAACCTGCCCGGCGCCTCCGCCAACGCCCTGATCCGGGTGGAGGAGGGCACGGGCGACGCGGGCAACAAGGTCCCGGCGGGTCAGGCCCTGGTGTTCCTGTCGTCGGGCGCGGTCCTGACCAAGCCTGCCAGCGCCGGGCTCGTCCTGACCGACACGGCGGGGGTCTACGCGGCGGCCAAGCCAAATTTCGCCCCGGTGGACACAGCGGCGCACACCGTCAGCCTGCCCCTCAACCTGCTGACAGGCGCCTCGCTTCAGCCGCTACGGCCCTACAAGTGGGAGCTGTACTCGGGCTTCGCGTACAAGTACGCGCCGACCGAGGGGGGCCGCGTCTCGGCCTACTCGGTCTACACCTGGCCTGACAGCACGGTGGCGCCCATCTTCCAGACGCGCCCCGTGAACATCAACTGGGACTTCATCACCGCCGCCCAGTAG
- a CDS encoding S8 family serine peptidase — protein sequence MPKHFAKPLGVFALTALLAACGQQRPSSVVPVAAQPSGPVAQSGKLKYMQHELVLGYHDQASLNRAVGILGGQVIATIPEIKAALVRVDGDALKLTPRAMRMEGLRYALPNAVVTGEDPAPLSPAGLSPQANSADQFFDELPQYALDPRHLNAKAAWDAGLTGRGVLVAVLDDPGDVSHPDLAPNWAGKAYNPFLNKVYTDAKEWVDASKSNFASHGTFVASSIVAADDGKGIVGVAPGAKFMPVVINPAAKTENEFYSSFYIAAGAVWATNNGARVLNNSWGGGTSFGAVKDAFDYAMSNGTAVVASMGNSYHDEFQYPAALPGVIASGALDGSNRKVTFSTTGRHISSSAPGQDTMLANPTWMGGGHRLISGTSFSSPYTAGVAALVYGKCPAATPYQVRRVLEMTANGSIGSNPGGFDRDTGWGALNAGNVAKMLTSCDALPAKGANVQVNVSYVNGSGTQPGILADVMLRGQGFRAGATDDPTPLYLSTTDADGNANFAEIAPGTYDVYVAGADLGLTGGVTEDRGTFVGTLTATSGSTYYSPDHKRVLLNAAFLDLNPVDPYEPNDSPADAKPIAYGETTQTAYIYGQPQDFDFFKFTAAAGDQIKADVLAAGQLGGALDSFLYLIGPDGKVLAQNDDRGTPRIDSDSEITYTVPAAGTYYLAVTSYTISEGGDDNNPFNKYQLKLNKTN from the coding sequence ATGCCCAAACACTTTGCCAAGCCCCTGGGCGTGTTCGCCCTGACCGCCCTGCTCGCGGCCTGCGGCCAGCAGCGGCCCAGCAGCGTGGTCCCCGTCGCCGCCCAGCCGAGCGGTCCCGTCGCCCAGAGCGGCAAGCTGAAGTACATGCAGCACGAGCTGGTCCTCGGCTACCACGATCAGGCCAGCCTGAACCGCGCCGTGGGTATCCTTGGCGGTCAGGTCATCGCCACCATCCCCGAGATCAAGGCCGCGCTCGTCCGGGTGGACGGGGACGCCCTGAAGCTCACGCCCCGCGCCATGCGGATGGAGGGCCTGCGCTACGCCCTGCCCAACGCCGTGGTGACGGGTGAGGACCCCGCGCCCCTGAGCCCGGCAGGCCTCTCGCCCCAAGCGAACTCGGCTGACCAGTTCTTCGACGAACTGCCCCAGTACGCCCTGGACCCCCGCCACCTGAACGCCAAGGCTGCCTGGGACGCGGGCTTGACCGGCAGGGGCGTGCTCGTCGCCGTGCTCGACGATCCGGGCGACGTGTCGCACCCCGACCTCGCGCCCAACTGGGCGGGCAAGGCGTACAACCCGTTCCTGAACAAGGTCTACACGGACGCCAAGGAATGGGTCGACGCCTCCAAGAGCAACTTCGCCTCGCACGGCACCTTCGTGGCGTCGAGCATCGTGGCTGCCGACGACGGCAAGGGCATCGTGGGCGTGGCGCCCGGGGCCAAGTTCATGCCGGTCGTGATCAACCCCGCCGCGAAGACCGAGAACGAGTTCTACTCCTCCTTCTACATCGCGGCGGGCGCCGTGTGGGCCACCAACAACGGCGCGCGGGTGCTGAACAACTCCTGGGGCGGCGGCACGTCCTTCGGGGCGGTCAAGGACGCCTTCGACTACGCCATGAGCAACGGCACCGCCGTGGTCGCCTCCATGGGCAACTCCTACCACGACGAGTTCCAGTACCCGGCGGCGCTGCCCGGCGTGATCGCCTCGGGCGCGCTCGACGGCAGCAACCGCAAGGTCACCTTCTCGACCACCGGGCGCCACATCTCCTCCTCGGCCCCCGGCCAGGACACCATGCTCGCCAACCCGACCTGGATGGGCGGCGGGCACAGGCTGATCTCGGGCACCTCCTTCTCGTCGCCGTACACGGCGGGCGTCGCCGCGCTGGTGTACGGGAAGTGCCCCGCCGCCACCCCCTACCAGGTGCGCCGCGTGCTGGAGATGACCGCCAACGGCTCCATCGGCTCGAACCCGGGCGGTTTCGACCGCGACACGGGCTGGGGGGCGCTGAACGCGGGCAACGTCGCCAAGATGCTGACCTCGTGCGACGCCCTGCCCGCCAAGGGCGCGAACGTGCAGGTCAACGTGTCGTACGTGAATGGCAGCGGCACCCAGCCGGGCATCCTGGCCGACGTGATGCTGCGCGGCCAGGGCTTCCGCGCCGGGGCGACCGACGATCCCACCCCGCTGTACCTGAGCACCACCGACGCCGACGGCAACGCGAACTTCGCGGAGATCGCGCCCGGCACCTACGACGTGTACGTGGCGGGCGCCGATCTGGGCCTGACGGGCGGGGTCACCGAGGACCGCGGCACCTTTGTCGGCACCCTGACCGCCACCAGCGGCTCGACCTACTACAGCCCCGACCACAAGCGCGTGCTCCTGAACGCCGCCTTCCTCGACCTCAACCCGGTCGACCCCTACGAGCCCAACGACAGCCCCGCCGACGCGAAGCCCATCGCGTACGGCGAGACGACCCAGACGGCCTACATCTACGGGCAGCCGCAGGACTTCGACTTCTTCAAGTTCACGGCGGCCGCGGGCGATCAGATCAAGGCCGACGTGCTCGCGGCGGGGCAACTCGGCGGCGCGCTCGACTCGTTCCTGTACCTGATCGGCCCGGACGGCAAGGTGCTGGCGCAGAACGACGACCGGGGCACCCCCCGCATCGACTCGGACTCCGAGATCACCTACACGGTGCCTGCCGCCGGGACCTACTACCTGGCGGTGACGAGCTACACCATCTCGGAGGGTGGGGACGACAACAACCCCTTCAACAAGTACCAACTGAAGCTGAACAAGACCAACTGA
- the cmk gene encoding (d)CMP kinase, translating to MIVTIDGVAASGKSSVASGVARALGVPFVSSGLLYRAATLLALEAGLSLEGAPALLAHLEANPLRLEPLAGGNRVWLGGRDLTDDLHSSRVDAGVSAVARLPPVREWVNAQLRLLPDPFVAEGRDMGTNVFPHADAKFYLTASPRVRAERRARERLEDVPAIEAALVERDRRDAGQSAPAPDARIIDTSALSLEGVIGAVLAGLPARTA from the coding sequence GTGATCGTGACGATAGACGGCGTGGCCGCCAGCGGAAAGTCGAGCGTCGCGTCGGGCGTCGCGCGGGCGCTGGGCGTGCCCTTTGTCAGCAGCGGGCTGCTGTACCGCGCCGCCACCCTGCTCGCCCTGGAGGCCGGGCTGAGCCTGGAAGGCGCCCCGGCCCTCCTCGCCCACCTGGAGGCGAACCCGCTGCGGCTCGAACCCCTGGCGGGGGGCAACCGGGTGTGGCTGGGGGGGCGGGACCTGACGGACGACCTCCATTCCTCGCGGGTGGACGCGGGCGTGAGCGCCGTCGCCCGGCTGCCCCCGGTGCGCGAGTGGGTGAACGCCCAGCTTCGCCTGCTCCCCGACCCCTTCGTGGCCGAGGGGCGGGACATGGGCACGAACGTCTTCCCCCACGCGGACGCCAAGTTCTACCTGACGGCCAGCCCCCGCGTGCGCGCCGAGCGCCGCGCCCGGGAGAGATTGGAGGACGTGCCCGCCATCGAGGCCGCCCTCGTCGAGCGCGACCGCCGCGACGCCGGGCAGAGCGCCCCCGCCCCAGATGCCCGGATCATCGACACGAGTGCCCTCTCGCTGGAGGGCGTGATCGGGGCGGTGCTGGCGGGGTTACCGGCGCGGACGGCGTAG
- a CDS encoding peptidylprolyl isomerase — translation MTKPAPLLLTALLALTACQKKADANAQTNTDPAATDTSKTETQTDAAKTDSSSTGASKPATVTTPGPIPSGYTQVPFLTDQPVREFKSEPALNLQDGKDYYALIDTDKGQILADLYEQETPVTVNNFVFLARNHFFDGIRFHRVIQDFMAQTGDPKSVDDSKKDEWGTGGPGYSFADEFRTQLTFNSSGILAMANSGPATNGSQFFITFAPTDFLNGKHTIFGKVVSGDDVMGKLTRTADTSGGQEAPIAGAVPDKILTVRILTKG, via the coding sequence GTGACCAAGCCCGCCCCCCTCCTCCTGACCGCCCTCCTCGCCCTGACCGCCTGCCAGAAAAAGGCCGACGCCAACGCCCAGACGAACACCGACCCGGCCGCGACCGACACCAGCAAGACCGAGACGCAGACGGACGCTGCCAAGACGGACAGCAGCAGTACCGGCGCGAGCAAGCCCGCGACCGTCACCACCCCCGGCCCCATCCCCTCGGGCTACACCCAGGTGCCCTTCCTGACCGACCAGCCGGTGCGCGAGTTCAAGTCCGAACCCGCCCTGAACCTTCAGGACGGCAAGGACTACTACGCGCTGATCGACACCGACAAGGGCCAGATTCTCGCCGACCTGTACGAGCAGGAAACCCCGGTGACGGTGAACAACTTCGTGTTCCTCGCGCGCAACCACTTCTTCGACGGCATCCGCTTCCACCGCGTCATCCAGGACTTCATGGCGCAGACGGGTGACCCCAAGAGCGTGGACGACAGCAAGAAGGACGAGTGGGGCACGGGCGGCCCCGGGTACAGCTTCGCCGACGAGTTCCGCACGCAGCTCACCTTCAACAGCTCCGGCATCCTGGCGATGGCGAACAGCGGCCCGGCGACGAACGGCTCCCAGTTCTTCATCACCTTTGCGCCCACCGACTTCCTGAACGGCAAGCACACCATCTTCGGCAAGGTCGTGAGCGGGGACGACGTGATGGGCAAGCTGACCCGCACCGCCGACACCAGCGGCGGCCAGGAGGCGCCCATCGCGGGTGCGGTGCCCGACAAGATCCTGACCGTGCGGATTCTGACGAAGGGCTGA